DNA from Brassica napus cultivar Da-Ae chromosome C4, Da-Ae, whole genome shotgun sequence:
GATTTAGACAGGGATTGacagggatccttatccctgtATAATCTAATACATTTGGAAGAGcagaaatgataaaaaaaatttaggagaATAGACATAGATCCTTTGAAGCTAGTTCGctatgcagagagtgagtgtCAAGCCTGGTTCAATGCAAACGAGATGGGACCACCAAATCCACAAGATCATAGTAGGGACGAACCTCAAGTCTTAAGTATGGGTAATATATGTATGATAGACGGATCATGGACATCTACAGCTCAGTTCAGTGGGTGTGGATGGATTTGGATGGACAGCTTGGAGAAGTATCAACTTATGGGGACGCGAAATTAATTTCGGCGAGAGTCTGCCTTATATTCAGAAGTGGAAGCATTGAGATTGGCGATGGAGAGTATGCTCCAGTATTCGACATGCTAGAGCTTCAGTATGGACTGCAAGGATTTGATTGCGATGATTAAGGTGCCTCAtgcttggccaagctttgcaaCAGAACTAGAGAGAATAGAGACTCTGCAGATATGCTTCCCAGACTTTAAGATTACTCATGTTCCACGAGCACAAAATCATATTTCAGACTCATTAGCTAGGACGGCAAAGTCTTTCCTTAAAGAGCTTTACTTTATTGGTTTTTTGTTCCAGTCAGGTTACcaagaccacctcaagtttgactAATAGAATAGTTTttcgttgtcaaaaaaaaaagtaccacttttcaaaaataccacCAATCAAAAAATATACTAACATTTGACTTTAACCTTTAGtgattatggtttagggtttagtattaagaGGTTGGGGTTAGGTTTATAAAtgttctataaatatttaaaaaaattagctaGTGTTATTTTAGCATAAATTTAGGGTATTTGTGAAAATAGTCATTCATTAATGATAAATTTGAAAACTGGTATCAAATTTGTGGTGTAATTaaaaatttctttaaataaaatattatctcaTTCAATGAATTGCAACTATGTTATCATACAATTTAGTCAACCCCCAAACTTCAGTTATGTTAAGATTCAGCGTGGAACGCTGATTCATCCCTATCTATActtttatttatgaagtgatttagcttatttgtcatgatttTCATGATTTaggtaattttgcttatttgtcatgttttaattaggtttaaactgagtcattaatttattaatagtttttagttgagtccataatttattaatctaaataatataactataaaatatgtaattagatatataattattttgattttgcttatttgtcatgtttccatgattttagtcatatttgcttatttgtcatgtttttattaggttttagcttagtcatttatttattaataatttttagctgaatcactaatttattaatttaaacaatatccgcaatgaattttatatataattaaaaacgaattttgatttaataatatttaaatctatatgttatattaaaatttttattttcctatttgtcatattttattaggttttaagtttttatatagGTCATTGATTTGTTATTAgtttttaattgaatatttattaattttcacaaaacccgtaatgaattttatatataataaaagacgcattttattttaataatattaaatttatatgttatattaaataattaattataaactaatataataaaattatgaaaatatatttaaaaattaagagaattcttatatatattgtgttgctatctgaaaacaatattttttattataaagttaaaaaactaagatataaaacagtttataattaaatattagtcaaacaaaaatatttatataaatatattttctaaactatttctaatatatgagtgttttaaaacttttaacacaataataagtacatagtttgatgaacatttttttgacatatataaataatttgatgtttgatttaactatttaaaatcataaataataacttaatttgtgactgagttcaaaacaaattttcttgcttttacttTAAATTAGCTGAAGTTTAATCTATGAAACACTATAGCTTCAGTTGCTGACCACtagaataatgaaaaaaatgaacaaaataaaaaataaaatttcatttgaggaattgaaaaaatgaaaataaaaaatatgaatttttgttcaatttgttccttatcaaaattgcataggaaaatttttttcttataaattcattCCTCCATGgggaatttagaagaaaaaaatgagatttacctttcaataatttgactaaaatttCAACATATCTGGTATAAATTTTGACGAACAAAGAattcaccataatttttttccttcaacATGTTCACCaattagagttttataatgctGATTTTTGGATTACtaagacaaaaaataataagtatctGTAAGAATTCACCATACTTAACCATCTGACCTAgtgataaaatttgaaaaaagggCCGAAATTTTTCTCTTCATATTAACTGCCGGAAGCAGATGCTTCTGCCGCTTCTGTCAGGGCCGCTACTGCTTCTGACCAACGCATCTAATGACATGATCCGGATCAAGATCGTACGAAACCGGTTTATGCGGTCACACAATCTTCTTCTGTTCTTAAGGAGTTGTAACAGTCTTGGAGCAATGCAGTCTACCAGGGTTCAGGGCTCAGTAGCTTTGGAGGATCAGAGACTTGAAAGTGAGTGACTCCGTCAGGAAAAGGAGAAACTGGaccaaaccggaccaaaccgGACATAACCGAACTCGGTGAAATAAGCTGGCCAAGTGGACTACCCAGAGGAAGACAACCTGATAGGAATGAAAACTTGATTCCTGACAGGAGTGGCGCATATATAGAGAAGATTCCTGATTGGATCAAAGATCTTCATGGGTTAAAATGGCTCCATATAATTGGCTGTGCAAAACTTGCATCAATGCCAGAGACCTTATCTTTCTCTTTTGAGTCTCcaattttgtttcttgatttcCCCAACTGCTACAAATTGGGTCAAGAAGCAAGGAGAGTGGTTACCCATCAATCATTTACGGTGTCCCTACCCGGAAGAAATATACCTGCGGAGTACGTTCACAGAGCTATAGGAAATTTCTTGACCATCCGTTCAGATTTCAAAGAATTTAGGATTTGCGTTGTGGTTTCCCCTAAACAGGAGACGGGTAAGTAACTGTGTCGCATATGCGTAAACGGTTTCCACGATGACGGCAACATAACTTGTGATCTCAGTAAATTCAGAGAAGAACATTTGGTGTATACGCCGATGTAACTTGCTTGACAAGAAAGAATGGCTTAAACAAAACAACGAGATATCGTTTGAGTTCAGCACCGCATCCAAGAACATCGACGTTACTGAATGTGGTGTCCAGATCTTGGCCCTAACCATCCAGGAAAGCTGTGAATCTAGACCAAAACAATAAGAGAAATCAGTTTAGTGTACCTTGATCGAAACTCATTTCTcagatcaatatatatatatatatatatataagatctttattttcttttatttgttttactatttttattttgatttcagATGTTTTGTTGTATTGAACTTTCTGTTTACCGTTTAGACATTCATTATAGGATTATGATTGTATTTCTTATTAAATTGTGATAAGTAGTCCTGAGtattcggttctcggttcggttccatTCAGTTCTTTCGGTTTTTCAGTTCTTCGGTTATAGAAGTTTAAGATCCGTTAGGATATTTAGAAAGTTCGGTCTCGGTTCGGTTAAGGTAACAAAGTTGGGAACCGGCTTATCTCTGAAGTTATTTCTTCCGGTTCGGTTCTGATTTTTCGGTTAAATTTGggttaaaaagttaaaaaaaaaaaccagaatttttcagatatatataattttggttttcatatcaaaattttgataattcagataattttaaatattttggatataaagtattatattaatttgattttttgagtATAcaacttataaataatatttgattattttaaaattaaaagttaatatttataaatatgtaaactatattataaaaaaattcagagaTATAGAATCCACCAACATAATTAACAGaatccaaacccgaaccgaacatCGTTTTTAAGTTATATGCCCAAGCCTAGTGATAATAAGTATTCCTAATGTGACAAAGGTAAGACTACTGCGATTAGGGAGCCATAGCCGAGTAAGGCAAATCCACATCACGCAATCCAAATCCTCGCACTTGAGAAACAGTATAGGACGCAAATGGTTATCAATAGATGGGTGGACGAATTCTTtcaatttgattaattttaataGGGAATCTTTGTTATTTAAACTAATTAGCTTAGCtcaatataaaactaaaacatcGTTGGAAACAAaggtcatagcataaaaatgaaaaacagaAAGTTCAGGGTCGGTTTATATTATAGTGCATGCGTTTAAATGTAAAACTCATAAGCAGAAAATGATAATTTAGAGCTAGTTTCAGTAACTAAATAGTTATGAGTAGAATTGTCTTTTAAAAGGATTGATTCGTGATAGTCTCAAGCAGCCAAACTCTTGGATGCAATCTCAAAGACATTTTCGGATAATCCATTAGCTGACATTATCATCTCCAACTGTGCCTGTAAACGTAAACAGAACCCCTTCATTTATCTAAACATCTTCTATTAGATTATAAAACCAACAAAATGCTAATGGCTTTgtctttgagaaaaaaaaagaagataaagacTGGTTCTAGCAGTTACCTTGGCCAGAGCTTGTCGGGTTTCATCATAGCGCTTCCACCTTGAAAACGCAGATACCATACGAGAAGCAACCTAGACTCGGACCAAATAAAACGCAAGTCATTAAGGTTCGTCAAGATAATTACGAAGGGTAACCCAAAGTTAATTTGGGAATCAAACCTGAGGATTGATTTTGTCTAACTGGACAACAATGTCACCCAAGAACTTGTAACCTGATCCATCTTTTGCATGGAAATTCACTGGAGATCCGCAGAACCCTCCAATAAGCGAGTACACCTGAATGATCGTAAGCATAGAGCTGAGAAAGAAAGTTGCAAAACTGAAAGAGAGTTTTGAGAATTCGCTTGCCTTGTTTGGATTGCGCAGATCAAAAGCTGGGTGATCCAAAAGCTTCTTGACATTCTCCACATTCCCGGGAATGTCGGATGATGCTTGAAGGAGGAACCACTTATTAACAACCTGAGATCAGCAGCCAGATAAATCTCTCAGTATAGCATATTTTAAACATGGAGGCAGAGGGAAATAACGTGTGGCATTAAGATCCATACCAAGTAATCGCCCTGCCACTTGTTATAGAAGTCAGCAAGGACCTCGTCACGGGTTTTACCCGGCTTTTGTGCCAGAGCTGCCAATGCAGCAATTTGGTCTGTCAAATTGGTCGCCGACTTGTATTCACCCAATGCAAGTTCCACATATGCTGGATCCTGGGATGCAAGATAAGCTGGAATTATTTaaacaaagcaaaacaaaatGAAGTTAGTGACTTGAGCAAAAAGAAAATCGTTTCTTTAAAGAATGACTCAGCAAATGCAAACCTAGAGCTGTGTTCTTCAAAGCACGCCTCGCCATGTTTGGGTGGTCAAAGACATAAGCTTCTGAGCTCCTATTGTTCTCAacctgcacaaaaaaaaaacaacaattgaAAAGTTTCTATCAGTAAGCAGCAGATTCAAAAAGACAGGACTTCAATGTGTACGATTCACTATGTAGAGAGGAGAAGACGTACAATCTTTAGAAGCTCAGCTTTAAGTTCAGATGCAAGCTGCTTTCTAACAAACTTTCTAACAGCATGGACAGCATCAGGATCAGCCACAGCCATCATATCCATAATCTCTCCCTCCCCAGGCAATGTTATTGCCTTGGCGATAAATTCCTATACAATAccatagattaagaaaaaagAACACAAACTCGTAACATGCTTCTTTGTTTGATTATGAGGTAGATAAGAGAATGTAGAGCCtttcgttcaaaaaaaaagaagggagAATGTAGAGCCATACCTTGTCCAAGCTTGTGTCAGAAAGCACGCTACCGAGACCTTGAATGAATTTTGGGTTTAGAACCAATGGTTTGTTTTGTTGGAAATCAGAAACTAAGTTCACCATGAGCTTCCTTGCAAGAACTTGACCTGCCTCCCACCTTAAAATACAGAGGACAAAAATGAATGATCGAAATGCGCCAAGAGCACAAAGAATTAGTATGTTGTGGGGAGGCACATACCGGTTGAATTCATCTGAATCATGGGctaggaggaagaagagatcatCATCAGAGAGATCAGTCTCAACACGAACTGGGGCACTGAATCCTCTAAATAGAGACGGAACAGGTTTTTCGGATATATCAGAGAACACgaactcttcttctttctgtACGTTGGCAAAACAAAAGGTaagtaaacaaattttgaaaacacTGGATGTGGTAGACTTCATACATTAAAAAATGTCACATAACGTATTGGTTTAAAGAAGGAACTCTTGACTGACCTTAGTCACTCGAAGTATAGTGCTGCTGCTTGAAATGGTCTGAAGTGTACCATCACGATAAACAGAGGAGAGTGTAATGTCTTTTCCACTTGAGTCCAGAAGACCAACAACCACTGGAATAAATGTTGGTTCTTTTGTTGGCTGGCCTGGAGTTGGGGGTATCTCCTGACTGGAAAAGTTTGACAACAAATTCAATTTCAAAGGCAGGGCATTAGGTTTGGTATAAGATCATTTGGCAAAATAGATTAGACATGATAATAACAGAACCtgaatttcaaagagaaggTACGGGCTTCAGCATTGTAAGAGGATGCCACTTTGACGACTGGCGTTCCAGCTTGAGAGTACCTAATATATTACCATTGTACATCCTTACTAGTATGAAAACAAAACCTTCACAAGACATTACACAATAGAAATATGACTTACCATTGCAAGAAATTAGCAAAATCTGCATTGTTTGCATCACGCATTGCAGCAAAGAAGTCTTCACAGGTCACAGCTTGCTCATCATGTCTTTGAAAATAGAGATCAATGCCCTGTTAGAAATATTCACACACGGAGGTGAGCGGAAGGAACACGAAATAAGgacacacaaattaaaaaaagagtATTGGAACACAACCTTTCGGAAACCCTCACTTCCTAGTAGAGTTTTGTACATCCTCACAACCTCAGCACCCTAAGAAAAGATTATACAGTCAATTAAGGTTCTGTTGCTTACTGGATATAACAGCAACATTCTTATCAAAGATCCAAACCTTTTCATAAACCTGAAagacaacaaaaaaacaaatcatagGGTTAGAATCAATATATAAGGGATTGATAGGAAATGAAACTACATATGGAAAGAAAATCTTAGATTCCCTACCGTCACTGGTAAAGGAGGGTCCAGACACGTATCAAAGTTTGGAACAGTTACAAAAACACAAGCACGTTAGATTGGAACACAATACTGAGAGTAACAAAATGAAATCGTATAAAAGAATCCCAGACTTCCTAGCGAACAGAAACTTGCCTGTGTAAAAGTTGTCCATCTGCCAGAGAAAGATAAAGAACCATGTTTATCAACTACAAACGTAACAAGTACATCATAATTTTCGAGGCAACATAAGTAACAAGAATCTCTAACCTTGATGTATGAATGTGGGCGAACAGGATGTGCCATCGGACCAGCATCCTGGAAAATTAAACAACAGAGGATTTGACTTggaaaaataatggaacaagcCCATGTAGTGGCCTAAAGGAGTACAAGACTACGTACCTGCGGGAATTGATAGATCCTGAGCTTTGAAACATCAGCAATGCGCTTTACAGTACGGCTTCCCATGTCAGATGAAAACTCCTGTGGAGATTTTGAGAAGAATAATCATTAGCTAGAGAGAAATTTACAACACACATCTTCAATATAATGAAGGATAATATACGTACCTGGTCACGGAAGACAGTAAGACCTTCCTTTAGACTGAGTTGGAACCAGTCACGGCATGTCACCCTATCATCACAAATAGAGTTTTAGTAATAAAGCAGACCGCATAATAACAAGCAAGAATCAATCACTTGTAATACAGAGAGGATAGATGAGGCTGACCTGTTGCCTGTCCAATTGTGGAAGTACTGCACAGAAAGCAATGAAAGACaagtttattaaaaactaaTCATACACAAGATACGATTTCAGTAAACGGCATAATGTACAATTACATACTTCATGACCAATAACTCCCAAAATTGCAGCATAATCTGCATCTGTTGCAGTTTCCGGAGATGCCAGGACAAGCTTCGAATTAAAAATCTGCATGGTAGAGAAGCTCAAGGATTTCCATCAAGATAGAATATCAACACAAGTACGTTATTATTATAAAGCAAAGTAGAATTACATTTAAACTTTTGTTTTCCATGGCTCCCCTGAAAATCGACCAGAAATCAATTAGATTGATTATTCTCGCCAATAAGAAAAGTAAAAGACAGAGAAGCATGAGCTCTTTAATTCCGATAAAATCCACTATGAGTTCATACATGTTAAAATCTGGAACGGCGACAATGTTGAAGAGATCCAAGTCATACTCAAGGCCGAACACCTAAAGGAAAAGGTTAACACGCAgaagaaaaatcagattcaatgcCCTAACAAATACatgcaatatttataaaaaaaacatttcaaagtACTTACATCCTCATCCCACTTCATGGCCGCCTTCAGAGAATACATGGCATGAGCAGTCTTTGGTAGATCTTCTGCAGGAGTCCAGATTTTCAGAGATACCTCCCTACCGGAGCGCGTGGTGAATGTATCATCTCTGCTCGCTAGCTGTCCAGCCACCAGAGCAAATAGATAGCATGGCTTCTTGAATGGATCCTCCCATAAGGCAAAGTGCCGACCTCCCTACATTTCAACGAAGAGACATGTGTTCAGTCAAGACAAAGATGAGAGGACATTTATTCCCAAAAAAGCCTCACTACTTTGCTAACCTCTATGTCTccttgagaaatgaggtttccATTGGACAACAGTACAGGATAAAGTGACTTGTCAGCTTCAACACGGCATGTGTACTTCGCCATAATATCAGGACGGTCCTAATCATTGCATATTAAAAAACACTATGTAAGAACATCAAGTATACTTTCTCAACAAGGGTTATCTTCTATAGAAGTGGCAACCAACCTGGTAAAAGGTGATTTTCCGGAAACCCTCTGCTTCACATTGTGTGCAAAAGTTCCCAGATGACTTGTAGAGCCCCTAACAGAATAAACTTAAAAGGTTAAAATTGTTCTGGTAAATCATTAAGATaacagaaaggaaaaaaaaagtaaaagaagttTACATCAAGGGAAGTATTCTTCTGAGGGTATATCTCAGTATCAATTTCCAGAACAAAGGACTCCTCGGCCGGCAGTGAAGGCAGAGTGAGATGACGAGAGTCCAACTGGTAATCCCCTTCCTAGTCAAAGTGAAAGAGAGACCAAGTAAACAAACAGATATATTAGAAGCTATGGAGTtgattttactatatttatttagAATAACGAAGTGAGCCTACAAAAATCAGTCGCACGTTTAAGCTTTAAAATGGATACCTTTAGAAGCTGCCCTTCCACCTTGACAGAAAGTAGCTTCAAGTCATGCCCATCCAAGACCAAGGGAGCAGAAGATCCTGGGCAACAGAATACTTGTTCAGAATGTGatgtgaaaaaaagaaaaaaaaaacaaggcaAAAATCCACCATGAGTATATACATAAAGCGAATCACTAGACTGTTGTACCTTTAACTCGAGGGGTAACCTTGATTGTGGAGCTGACAATTGTTTTCTCTTCACCAAGAGAGAAGCTTAGGTCCacctaaacaaacaaacaaacttcAGACCAGAACAATAGTGAATCTACATATACGCTCAATTTGAAGTCTAAAGAAGGGTGGCATACAGTTTCAAAATAGTAGTCAGGCTTGGTGTAGTCCTTGAGAAATATTTCCTTAGGTGCATCCATATTGGAATCTTCAAGTTTATCCGGAACTGTTTCGGTGGCAACAGAACAAATCAGCCTCCTGCTGCTTTGCTGACATATAATAAACAGAGAAAGTATTTAGATTTTGGTACCAAAATCCAGCAATATGGGTTATAATTATCATAAGGGAAGgatagagagagggagagagagttACATCAACAGAGTGTGATAGAAACCGATTCTTGCTCAAACACGTAACCTGATACAAGGAATCAAGAGATGAAGATCATTCTCGATTTGAATTATGTTGCAGTTGAagtaataaaagaaagaaagaaagaaagaaacacaaaacCTGGGAAGTAATGAGAAAGGGTGTGTATTGAGTAAGTCTCTTTGCTGAGTTACGTAACGAAAGAGAACCGCTTCTAACTGGAGCCTACAAGAGAAAAATGGAA
Protein-coding regions in this window:
- the LOC106404435 gene encoding puromycin-sensitive aminopeptidase-like isoform X3 → MDAPKEIFLKDYTKPDYYFETVDLSFSLGEEKTIVSSTIKVTPRVKGSSAPLVLDGHDLKLLSVKVEGQLLKEGDYQLDSRHLTLPSLPAEESFVLEIDTEIYPQKNTSLDGLYKSSGNFCTQCEAEGFRKITFYQDRPDIMAKYTCRVEADKSLYPVLLSNGNLISQGDIEGGRHFALWEDPFKKPCYLFALVAGQLASRDDTFTTRSGREVSLKIWTPAEDLPKTAHAMYSLKAAMKWDEDVFGLEYDLDLFNIVAVPDFNMYELIVDFIGIKELMLLCLLLFLLARIINLIDFWSIFRGAMENKSLNIFNSKLVLASPETATDADYAAILGVIGHEYFHNWTGNRVTCRDWFQLSLKEGLTVFRDQEFSSDMGSRTVKRIADVSKLRIYQFPQDAGPMAHPVRPHSYIKMDNFYTVTVYEKGAEVVRMYKTLLGSEGFRKGIDLYFQRHDEQAVTCEDFFAAMRDANNADFANFLQWYSQAGTPVVKVASSYNAEARTFSLKFSQEIPPTPGQPTKEPTFIPVVVGLLDSSGKDITLSSVYRDGTLQTISSSSTILRVTKKEEEFVFSDISEKPVPSLFRGFSAPVRVETDLSDDDLFFLLAHDSDEFNRWEAGQVLARKLMVNLVSDFQQNKPLVLNPKFIQGLGSVLSDTSLDKEFIAKAITLPGEGEIMDMMAVADPDAVHAVRKFVRKQLASELKAELLKIVENNRSSEAYVFDHPNMARRALKNTALAYLASQDPAYVELALGEYKSATNLTDQIAALAALAQKPGKTRDEVLADFYNKWQGDYLVVNKWFLLQASSDIPGNVENVKKLLDHPAFDLRNPNKVYSLIGGFCGSPVNFHAKDGSGYKFLGDIVVQLDKINPQVASRMVSAFSRWKRYDETRQALAKAQLEMIMSANGLSENVFEIASKSLAA
- the LOC106404435 gene encoding puromycin-sensitive aminopeptidase-like isoform X2, whose translation is MARLIIPCRSSSSLASRFNLLGLLPRAPPAPVRSGSLSLRNSAKRLTQYTPFLITSQVTCLSKNRFLSHSVDQSSRRLICSVATETVPDKLEDSNMDAPKEIFLKDYTKPDYYFETVDLSFSLGEEKTIVSSTIKVTPRVKGSSAPLVLDGHDLKLLSVKVEGQLLKEGDYQLDSRHLTLPSLPAEESFVLEIDTEIYPQKNTSLDGLYKSSGNFCTQCEAEGFRKITFYQDRPDIMAKYTCRVEADKSLYPVLLSNGNLISQGDIEGGRHFALWEDPFKKPCYLFALVAGQLASRDDTFTTRSGREVSLKIWTPAEDLPKTAHAMYSLKAAMKWDEDVFGLEYDLDLFNIVAVPDFNMGAMENKSLNIFNSKLVLASPETATDADYAAILGVIGHEYFHNWTGNRVTCRDWFQLSLKEGLTVFRDQEFSSDMGSRTVKRIADVSKLRIYQFPQDAGPMAHPVRPHSYIKMDNFYTVTVYEKGAEVVRMYKTLLGSEGFRKGIDLYFQRHDEQAVTCEDFFAAMRDANNADFANFLQWYSQAGTPVVKVASSYNAEARTFSLKFSQEIPPTPGQPTKEPTFIPVVVGLLDSSGKDITLSSVYRDGTLQTISSSSTILRVTKKEEEFVFSDISEKPVPSLFRGFSAPVRVETDLSDDDLFFLLAHDSDEFNRWEAGQVLARKLMVNLVSDFQQNKPLVLNPKFIQGLGSVLSDTSLDKEFIAKAITLPGEGEIMDMMAVADPDAVHAVRKFVRKQLASELKAELLKIVENNRSSEAYVFDHPNMARRALKNTALAYLASQDPAYVELALGEYKSATNLTDQIAALAALAQKPGKTRDEVLADFYNKWQGDYLVVNKWFLLQASSDIPGNVENVKKLLDHPAFDLRNPNKVYSLIGGFCGSPVNFHAKDGSGYKFLGDIVVQLDKINPQVASRMVSAFSRWKRYDETRQALAKAQLEMIMSANGLSENVFEIASKSLAA
- the LOC106404435 gene encoding puromycin-sensitive aminopeptidase-like isoform X1, translated to MARLIIPCRSSSSLASRFNLLGLLPRAPPAPVRSGSLSLRNSAKRLTQYTPFLITSQVTCLSKNRFLSHSVDQSSRRLICSVATETVPDKLEDSNMDAPKEIFLKDYTKPDYYFETVDLSFSLGEEKTIVSSTIKVTPRVKGSSAPLVLDGHDLKLLSVKVEGQLLKEGDYQLDSRHLTLPSLPAEESFVLEIDTEIYPQKNTSLDGLYKSSGNFCTQCEAEGFRKITFYQDRPDIMAKYTCRVEADKSLYPVLLSNGNLISQGDIEGGRHFALWEDPFKKPCYLFALVAGQLASRDDTFTTRSGREVSLKIWTPAEDLPKTAHAMYSLKAAMKWDEDVFGLEYDLDLFNIVAVPDFNMYELIVDFIGIKELMLLCLLLFLLARIINLIDFWSIFRGAMENKSLNIFNSKLVLASPETATDADYAAILGVIGHEYFHNWTGNRVTCRDWFQLSLKEGLTVFRDQEFSSDMGSRTVKRIADVSKLRIYQFPQDAGPMAHPVRPHSYIKMDNFYTVTVYEKGAEVVRMYKTLLGSEGFRKGIDLYFQRHDEQAVTCEDFFAAMRDANNADFANFLQWYSQAGTPVVKVASSYNAEARTFSLKFSQEIPPTPGQPTKEPTFIPVVVGLLDSSGKDITLSSVYRDGTLQTISSSSTILRVTKKEEEFVFSDISEKPVPSLFRGFSAPVRVETDLSDDDLFFLLAHDSDEFNRWEAGQVLARKLMVNLVSDFQQNKPLVLNPKFIQGLGSVLSDTSLDKEFIAKAITLPGEGEIMDMMAVADPDAVHAVRKFVRKQLASELKAELLKIVENNRSSEAYVFDHPNMARRALKNTALAYLASQDPAYVELALGEYKSATNLTDQIAALAALAQKPGKTRDEVLADFYNKWQGDYLVVNKWFLLQASSDIPGNVENVKKLLDHPAFDLRNPNKVYSLIGGFCGSPVNFHAKDGSGYKFLGDIVVQLDKINPQVASRMVSAFSRWKRYDETRQALAKAQLEMIMSANGLSENVFEIASKSLAA